The window CACCGGCACCACGGCCGCCACCTCCCAGCCCGGCGGCACCCCGGCCGCCAGCGCAGCGCCCAGCACGGGGGCCAGGTCGCGGGCCCCACCAAACTTCAGCGCGCGCACGGCGCGGCGGCGCACCCCGGCGTAGGGGCCCAGGGTCAGCAGGTGGGGCGCGGGGTGTGGGCGCAGCGGACTGTGGGCCCAGACCTGCGGGCGCAACGCCGCGCGGCAGTCACTGCAGAGCCCGGCCTGGGCCCCCAGCTGCGCGCCGCAGCCGGGACAGGGCCGGGGCAACAGGGCGCGGGCCAGCCCGGCCAGCCGGGCGCGCAGCGGCCCAGTCACGCGCCCAGCTCGTCCAGAAAGAGGGGCGGGCGCGTGGCCTCAATGCGCTGCCACGCTGTGTGCAGACCGTC of the Deinococcus arcticus genome contains:
- a CDS encoding ComF family protein, whose product is MTGPLRARLAGLARALLPRPCPGCGAQLGAQAGLCSDCRAALRPQVWAHSPLRPHPAPHLLTLGPYAGVRRRAVRALKFGGARDLAPVLGAALAAGVPPGWEVAAVVPVPLHPARQRERGFNQAEALGRALAEQLGVPCVNALRRTHAGAQQARRRAAEREDLQGAFGRSAAPLPPGPVLLIDDVLTTGRTAWACQEALQAAGVSVVYVAVVAR